The DNA window taaaaaactatgttaaaggaataattattaaaatatcatccaCCCTCATCAGTCATCGCTTGCTTTTTGTGTTGTCAAAaatgaatcaatttttttttaaatataatttatttataatttcgggtgatttgcaatttatatattttttttgtacattttatttactagcATGTAATATTGCATGCCTTCAATTTAAGGAAGGAAAATTTATTTTGGTGATAGAAACACTTATCAATTTGAAACAATTTGGAAAATGcatgcatatatttataaataataaatataagataattaaaaaaaagttatgtgtTTCTATCTTAACTAAATACACAGGGTTGtctatatagtaaatataagaaaaaaaaatgaaatacgtaattcatacctaaaaaaatattataaaatacatactatagcttataaaattgttataataataattatatatataattcatatcacAAAGTATTTAGTTAAAGATATTTTCAGACGGCAACGGCGTTGACGGAAAAAGCAAAAGCGAAAACGCCGACAAAACGAACGCCCGTAAAATCAACGAAAGTTGAAACTCCAATCTCTACGCCGAGAAAGGGTCGACGTGCTGCAAAAGGTACATCATAATCCTAATGTTCAGGCTTACGAAATTTACGTGataatttgtaaattgaatatatttataagtatgagTGAAAAACAAAGATACATCGATAAAAACTATGTGGCCAGGTTCTAGTTAGAACTATTGTAaggatttcatttattaattgtgCATATTGTTACAGAAAACAAACCATCTCCCGTAGTGCCAACGCCCTCAACGTCGACGGGAAAGACGGGTCGCACCCGACGTCCGCCGGTAAAGAAATAACATAACACGATATTGTACGTTAATATTACGAGAACGACGAACAGGGAGCGATTTGCACGAGTAATCATAAATGGAAGCTAACACTAGGTGAGCTAATAGTTATTTGAGGGTCTTTTAACACTTATCAGCGATcacatgttttaatataaattagaaatagtCTGTGGTGCcattttgtaagaataaactcgaaaccTTGATCGTGGAATGTCAGACAGTGAAAGCGACATTGaccataaaaataacaacaattaaaGGATACATGTATGAAAATACTGTATCGTTagtcggttttcaacatttcgCGAGTGTGTTATAAGGTGTTTTTATAGAATAGCATTGCTgatcttaaaaagtaaaatatgtagATGTTCGAATTATTATTAGTGGCATTGAGCTAATTCTTTGTAAAAAATTTTTCAGTATCAAATTGATTTGAGAtatgtacattacatttttataagagatacttatatataaacaaaattatacatgtgttcaataaaaaagataagatGAAAAATTTCAGTTATCTTTAGCGGTAAGTGTAAGAGAGACCTTTAGTCCATTGTGATTGTGTAGTTTAATTGATAGTTCACAGTTCTATTTTTGTTAGAAgaataaacatttgaaaaacatttgttataaaaagtatgtatttaatttaaaaaaataaaatccgcTCCTTGGTTTatagtagaaaatataatataaatttaattgttaaatcacaaagtatttattaaatagcacATTTCTTAGATTAACATCCCATAATTGTGGTTAAGTGAAATTCGCTCAGgatgaatttcatttaattttggtAGACATTATTTTAGAACAAGACTTCTCTCAAGATTTTAAAGACCTTATTACTgccaatgaatattttttgatgaaattcgaaTGTTGTACAACATTTTCGGCCTTATACATAACATTTGTTAAAcgcaatttaacaaaaatataatttgcctTATATGTGTCAAATTGAAATACATAAGACAAACTATATTTACGTTAGaataagtttaagtaaaatttaaatatggctGTTAGTAAACCCCATAATatagttttcttaatatatatccttccaaatattttatatttaataatgttttatgaataCCAGTGTGTTCGTGCAAACGTTCTCTGTTCgattattacgtatttaatgTTCAAATATAAAGGCCTTTAGGGGTAATTATGGTTCATGTATTATCTACACAAAAATTGTCTATACGTTTGTTTTATGGACAGATTAAGACAACATTTCGAAACTGTATTAAGTTTATAAGTTACGAAATATTTGATCATCGTATATacttcgtttttatattttacccgAAAATAGTTCTAATTTaacttgttatataataaataacacggTATTTTTGAAATGTTGTCTCGTTGTTTTAAGTTATGGAGTATGTGatgaagataaaatatatattgtaaatcagACAATGTCAGATTTTGAGGTACATTTCACATCTGCtagccaatatatatatattttaaatggaataacAGACGAAATCGCTTCCCTCGCTCGTTTGAACTTAGTACATTTAGCACTGTCAAAGAAACAATTTCTACAACAATTCAAATACCATGCAATTGTTTTAAGTAGCTGCCATTAGATTTCTTTAAATCACTAATTACaagaaaaatgtattcatattgACAAACATGTgtgatgtttaaattttattagaagaTACTATATAAGCATTATCCATGTtaactatgtattttttatttatataatatttttttaatagcaggtataaagcatatttaaatagctGGTATATATAAGACATTCCTCAAAATCTGATATTATCTGTTAGTCTAAAAAGATTTAGCACATTGCATGTttcaatatataagaataaaaaattgttaaacacGAGTTTGATTGtcagatatttttgtataggtTCCGTACCTGTTTAAAATTTCTGTagtgataattttaaactatttttatgtaaaaaaaaacgtcaattgtataaaaatgcaatttgttttaaagatttCAAAGGTTTAAAGCACGGAACTCcctagattttatttttttgaatgtttATATCATAGAAAACAGGTATGACATcacatttttttagatttaccTTTTGACTTGGATTTGTGACGCGATGAATGACTtggtttttattacttattttttttctaacatattaaaattaaataacagtcaaatgtaaatacttaaaaattaacaaaaaaatatcatataatattatatgctgATTGTTAGGGAGTAACTCTATTTCGTCGGAGCTAGAATTGACGGCCGATTCCGACGCTTTGCGGAACGTTCCGAGCAGCTGCGATTAAATTGGGTCACTCCCCAATTCAGATTTAAGGAAGTTATATATTTGAGAGGTGTTTTACCTCAGTAAAAGTTAAGCAATAGATATATAAGTTTGATTTTTGTATAAGATTAATTCTAAAATTCTTAACTTTTCTAGAGTATTCGATTTTATTGCGACggaaattattgtatattagtaCAAAGTATCAAAATTGGTGGATGTTAAAGCATGGAAATATCACGACGTTGCTTCGGGagaatgttattttgatatgaattgtgtttatttttaattagattatatgAAACGCATGCGTTCAATGGAATGAAATTCAAAGTTTTCGATTACCGATCTGGACCAATCATTCTAGTGATGACTTCGCGGGGAACTGTACATTTGTATATCAAATGTATCTCtgcttattgtaaaaataattcattgtgtTGTAGTTAAATCTAAATAACGAAATAGGTAAATCAGATTTATGTCATAACGTAGCTAAAGCCTACGTGCTAATGTGATTCGGTTCGATAGACAGAGAACAGTTTTGAATATCGAATCGGAATATCGGCTAGACCTTACGcacattaaatgtatttttttatttttgttacatcacTAGTGTTCGACATAcggttgttaaaattaatttgcgacatacattttgttaaattgttttctGATGTGGATGACCCAATGTTGTTGTATCGAAGCTCGTGTGAGCGTGTGTGTGTGCAAATCTTAGGAGAACTAAGTACCTAAATGTAGgtggtatttttaaataggttaATATCTAAAGAGGAAATAAGTTTAGAGTATAAATTATTGCGTGTGCATTTTCTGTTTGTCGGAGCGAATGTTGACTGGTCCTCTGGTACAATAGCGTACATATTTTAgcgttttatacaaataaagataTCAGTCGAGAGTACTATTGTAACAGAAAGTCCACAAATTTTATGCaattcagaaataaatataaataatttaaggaaatattGGCGTTTTTATTCTATTTCACTATTTTAACCGGTTTATTTCttggatttttatttactaaataaaggGACAGCTCAGTTGTACTTATACTCTATTTTAGCCATAATAggaaaaaatccaaataaacaacatcaaTCAtaggtcgagagcttgattaatcgaTAATATTCACTAAGGATTCgtgaaaaatggcgttttgaacgtcgacgaaacagTTATCGTTAAACTTAGTAGAACACAATATATAGCTGAATAAATTAGTAcagaaatacgtaaatctaaggtttgtttatcttttgtcctacttccattggaatagactaaatataaacattatcaaaaattcAAAGATTGAGTAACCATAGTAGTggccaaatatataaaaaaataatatgactgAAGAACATTGCCTTTGTacgttttaaacataaattttgttatttatgacttgatatttttaaattataaataaaaaaattatacacgaaatataaaataaataaatttaagcattGGCTTGGAGTAAGATTAGCAAATTTGATACTTTGATTAGAGATTGAAAATCCAGCACAAATCAGCGAGTATgatcaagtttttttataaacatatctgGACAAAACTTTGATTGTTCAAATTCAGGAAAGAATTACGTGAGTTGAAGCGCTTCgatgattattgttattaatggaTGAGGAGCTTAATCATCAGACCACAACAGGTCtttcattaaattttgaaaatattcatattgtacTTGTAACCAGCTCTTTTAAGGGAACTTGGTGGTCTCAAAGGCCACTTGGGTTAGACTAGCCAGTCATCAGATAATTGATCAGCAAAATTTAGTTCATCTTCGGGTTTGACGGAACTGAACCTaagtaacaacaggcacaaagTAGTCCTTACTTTTTCTTAAGAACACCAACCATCTATGGGTGGTAGTAACCACTTACCACTAGTGGCCTGTATGTAGCGGTATACCtaccaatgtaaaaaaaataatgcaaaaactcttatatatatttaaataaattgcctGTAATATTagactattttaaatgaaacagtATAGCCACAAGTATTCCTAATAACGACAATATCATTAAAAGTAACACAAAAGATGCTCTAGTGAATGTCATGTATTCAgcttacagaaatattttttaaggaattaataaaataaaacttaatggagttttagtattttattggtCTTAAATCTATGTTTACGAGGCCTCCATTGCGGTGGCAGTCTCCTCTGTGTATTTGCCCTTGTCTGCACCGAGAGCTGCGAATCTGCCCTTTGCTCTACGGTCTAAGATGGCTTTACGATCCTTGTTCATCTTTAGTTTCACAATAAcacactgaaaataatttacattaattataagctTTGCTGGACTtagaataataatgtttaatttattttaaaataatcagagCCATGGAAGTGTATCAGCAATAACAGTATCTATGCAAACTTTGGTCTTGCCTTAGTAAGTCATGATGACACTGTCtaagttaaaatttatcatcattttgatgttaattatatttactacaacaaaaaaagtataaataatattctaatactACAGTATACTTTGAAGCcgttacaaatttataatctaaaatGATCATGGTTTCTAACTAACCTTAGAGGGGTGGATACCAACATAAGCACTGGCACCGTTAGCCTTCTCTCTCTGGATCCTCTCAATGTACACAACAAACTTCTTACGGTACACTTGGACAACTTTGCCAACCTGCTGGCCTTTGTAATGTCCTCGTACAACCTGTAAATAAtgcatttaatgtaaaaattatttcatactcagttagtttataataattattgtattataatgtatGAGATCGGTCAAAATAATCAGAGCCATAGTTTGAACCATGGTGTAGTATCGCTGTCACGTCCAGGGAACTCGTGAGAAAACCTCACAAGTACACCTTTCAGTTGCAGCAAACAACTACAGTCTGTGAATGGTTTGTCGTCATCATTTTATTTTGCACTGATTTACTCATACAATTAagtctatttaattaattacttagtaataatttaataacataaaattcaagGTTGATTTTGATATTACCAAAGACATTCTGAAGATATGATGCATTGCAGCAAAATAAAGCATGGTAAGACTCGATATTGAAATATCTCATAATAAACACCACATGTGTGTTAAAACAGAGATATGACAAGATGGGTTGAAAGGTTGAAAACTTTCATTAACACATTTAaatgtgtacattttttttggGAATTATGACTTTATTAGACTACATTGAAGGTTTTAAAAATGGtccctaaaataataaaaagtgttattaatattaaaatgatggaGTAATAATTGAGAACTTTAACATTACCTGAACTTCGTCGTCTTTGCGGATTGGCATAGATTTAACATTGAACTTTTGCCTCAGTTCCTTGGATAAAGGAGAAGACATCAGAACTCTTCTGATATGTGAAGGGGCGCTGAAATGCCTCTTCCTGTTTTTCCTCCTGGAGGACGTTACCAGCTTATTGTACTTCATACTGGCACTCTTCGCTGAAATCCAAAAGAGCACGTTTTATT is part of the Vanessa atalanta chromosome 10, ilVanAtal1.2, whole genome shotgun sequence genome and encodes:
- the LOC125066735 gene encoding 60S ribosomal protein L26, encoding MKYNKLVTSSRRKNRKRHFSAPSHIRRVLMSSPLSKELRQKFNVKSMPIRKDDEVQVVRGHYKGQQVGKVVQVYRKKFVVYIERIQREKANGASAYVGIHPSKCVIVKLKMNKDRKAILDRRAKGRFAALGADKGKYTEETATAMEAS